The genomic DNA TCGTTTAATAAGCACCAACACTTTCAGGCAAAAGGAAATTATTCATTGCTTAGGAATGCTGACAGTAATAAGACTTAACCATTTTACAGTAAGCCACAGGAATTTTGTAAATCAGAAAGCAACAGTACTAACTTAAAGAGCTAAGAGAAGGAATTAACAGATTCCAGAAAATCATTGGAATCTGGAAGCATAACCACAGATCCAAATTAGTGAGAGCTATACAGCTCCCACTTCTGCCATCTACAATAATCACCATTAGATACATTCCTTCCTGATTTATAAAACCTTTGCGCCAGCAATTTGAGTTTTTGATGCACATGAAACACTAGCTTTTGGTCCCTCACCAGCAGAGGTTGCGCCAAGTGCTGCAGAAAAAACACAAAATTGGAAAATAATGTCAGCTAGTTCCTAGTTGACAAATCATTATCCATGTTTGTCATCAACCACAAGTACCAACAAGTTGGTGCTTAGGGCTAACCAAACATCATTAACTTATTATCCACAGCTGTACCAATTAACAGTCACACTTGCACAAAATCACTAAGACAAGGTGCATTCAAAATTCAAGGGAACCAACTCTCTTCGTTTAGCATATGCTAGTCATATATCTCGTTGTCAAGTGACTTTGGCAAATAAGATGTAAGGGTTAAAAGATGCACGGGGCTGCTAATCAGTCTGAAGATGCTTAGGTAGGTAATGATCTCTCTCTCAGACTAATTGTCGATCATCATCCATCCATAACACATATAATTGATAGATAAAGCCCTAGGCACATAAGGATGTACATAAAAAGACAAATGAACAGAGTAACATCTATCTGCTCTCATAAACTGATAAACTCATTGTTTGATCTTCAGTGCATATGCCATGCCCAAATTTTGAGGTCACAAAGTAGAACACTAATCATTCTGATTTTCGGAATACCAGGAAATCATCAGGAAATCATGAAGTAAGCAAAGTTTGTACCTGGGATGCAGAAGTTCACATAGGGAACAACGCTAATGGTGTTGTGGTCCTCTCCTATTGTAACACCCTAAATTTCAACTTTTGCAAActaataaaatttgttagaatttgCTAGAATTTAGTTGCTTTTTTTAAGGATTTTCTAAggttttatttaatttcttaGGCATTTAAACCTTTTCTAAAACAAGTTgatgaatcataggagttcatGGTTGCATTCATACTGGTGCATTGATTTTAGttgtttgaatttaaatttgaatttgaattcatgTTTGAATCCTTTTGAACAATAGGAAagcttttctttctctttctcttttcttcttattttcgCTCGATCTTTCTTTTCGGCCTAGCCTGCAACAGCTCCTCACCAGGTAGGCCAGCCCAACTCGGCCCAGCTCCCGCGCTAGCCCCCCACGCGCCGGTCGCATCCGCCTCTCCCGCTGACGCCGGGACCCCACCTATCATCCCCCTCCTCTCGCTCTCGCCCATGCCCGCACCCGAGTTCGGCTTGGTCTCGTACCCCGCATCCGCCTCCGCTTGGCCCGCACGCCAAGGCCACACCCATAGGCTATAAAAGCCGTCGCAGCCTCCGCAACCCTCTACCGAACCTTAGCTCCGTGCCCTCGAGCTCCTCAGTGCCGCAACCCTAGCTGTCGCTCGAGCTCGAACCCGCCGCTGTTGttttccgccaccgccgccttcccgTCAATGAGACCACCGCCCGAAGCACCGTGAGGAGGTGAGGAAGCCGCCCATGAAGACCTTGTGCGCTCTCGTGCCTTCCTTCACACGCACAAGCTCGTTGGAGTCACGTGCCGCCGCGCCGAGCTGCTCCGCCACGTCGCCTCGCGCCGTCGCCACCTTGGGTGCTGCGGGATCCACCTAGAACGTTTCACCGTGCACCCTGCATCGTCCTGAGCCAATTCCTATCGATGATCATGGACTGTCGCTCGAGCTACGCTTGATTCCGATGAGGCAgccacctgccgccgccactctccgtcgctcgccgcgccgctgctcTTGCCTGTCGCACCGCACCCGTCCAATCGCTATCCAGCGGTCCAGATCGGATCTGACTCGTCCAATCGCTATCCAGCAGTCCAGATCGGATCTAATCGGAGTCAGCACCGGTCAATCGAGCCGCACGTGCCACTTTgcaaaaaggcccttgctgttTTCCCTTTTCGGACCCGAGATCCATCCAGTTCAAAAGTATTTCAATTTAagtcctttttcttctgttttagcccctgtTCTTTTATAAAATCTCATCTGCCATCCTAGTTGGTCTTTTCGCGTGTTAGCCCTTCGGTTTATAAGCTTAATTACATTTATGCCCTTGGTTTCTTGTAGTTAAGCCCCTGGAAGTTTTAAAACTTTGCCAACAAGCCCCTAGATCTTAGTTAAGCCATATCTTTAGtgttttaaatccgttttaagcGATTCTTGCGCCTATGAGTTCATGTTGATgcatagattagttttatgatTTTGTTTTGCTCGGTTGTACTGTTTGATGtactattttcttattttagccatttgtttgcttgtatgtactcGTGTGATGCGTATAGAAGGACCGCAGTTTGAGGGATTCGAAGAGCAAGTCTTTGAAAACtttgagcagcaagagcaagttcaggaaggcaagtcgTGCCCTTGATCACAATTTGATCCTATGAACCTTTACTTTTATGTTCAATACATGTATGCCATGCGCTTTAAGTATATAAACATGATGGATCCTATTTAAGGTGTGCTTAGTTTTATCCCTACACCTTAATCACCTTGATCAATCTGGGTTTACTttaatgttgggtagttcttgcttagttgctctaaCCGGATATTgtggtattaatgaaccaatgattaaacttgttttatttatgctatacctctcgttaatacaagatcaccatgcttaattggagcatggagaaccacccaggaaagcAGTACAACCACAAGGCTATATGGCTCTAtcttagctaattaattagaaactttaATCTGtagtaatcttaccgaaaggacaagaggggcggcggcagacGAGGTATAACTCGGCCCTCAGGCTGATTTGCTCTACAATAGCTTCGCAGTCCTGAGAGGTTTATGCTTTGCTACtgatccggaaaccttagcAGGTTGCTACTTATTagtgaatctttgtaaaggcctcgtagtggATCACTAGCCACTCACCTTGGAAGTGTTTAACAGGCTAGCTACCTCTGGTGACATGCGAAACATGATTTgttggtaaagatgtacaacctttgcagagtgtctaaaactgatcgatcaatCGTGCTCACTCTGCAAGTCCTGAACCCTCAGATGATTAATTTATCGgaagttgaattaaattgatgttatttattGCTATTATCTTTTTTTGTGTTCATGCTtaatgtgggtggtataaacttatacttagtaattgctaataaattttgaccaaccaattaaaatgctgaATTGCTATTAAACCATAGCCTATCCTTGCATAGCCTTACAGTACACATTCCTCacgcttgctgagtaccaaccataagtgtactcatccTTGCTAAAACCGCTGCTCAGATCAAGTTaactttgaggaggttcttcaagactttgaggagttctaggcatacGTGTGTCACCAGTCAattgcctgtggagtcgtcgtcattgttggagttccgctgctagAATAAAGACTAGTTTTGCTATTCGTATTAAAGACTTTCaggtcatgtaataaatttaatactctctttacgtTATGGCACTGTCTAtgatatttactgaagtcgttgcatatatgaaacttgatcctgacgcACATGTAATTCATTCATCTGGTTTTATCTTTAAAACCAGACGTGACACCTACATTCCTGACCTGGTTGGACTTTGGATCAATAGTGAAGAACCCATTGACCGTCCACAAGAGAATGAAGCCGAAGCCACCACATTCCGCGAACCCGAGAGCCTCAGGTGATCTTGAAAGCGCATCTGCAGGGAGCAACGACTTGAGCTCGATGACTTTGCTTACCGTCCATCCCCAAACTCCCCGGGGATCAGCCTCCCTTGACCATAAGTAGAGCTTGGAGTCCTCAACGAGTTCAATTCTGCCATCCTCTGTAGTCATCAACACAATGTTCTGCAGGTAGAATGTATTTGGTGCATGAATCACGGACATTCCCAAAGTAGCCACATCATACTTGATGATCATGGTGTTCTTGTGAAACATGAAGTAGAGCGCACCACCCATGAGGACAGCAGGCGCACAGGCGAAGTAGTCATCGATGTGCTCATCATATGTGTGGTCGCTGAGTCGCTCCACACACCAGCCTCGGAAGAGTATACACAAGCGAATGTCTTGCAGCTAGTGCACACGAAGACCACGAGGAAGGGGTCGCGGCGGCAGTCAATGtggctgcagccgccgccgcggtcagCGGCGCAGAGCACGGCCGCATTCCAGTGCCACCGGGGGTGCCGCGGCGGGGCGGGAACCTCCCAATCCTCATCTGCGACGGGGTCCCAAACGAGGAAGCCGTTCTCCCAGGGGCGGGGGACGGACTGGCTGCAGAGGAGGACGCGGCCATGGCGGGAGTCGATGGCCCGCAGGTCGCGGCGGTCGGCGCGGGGCGGGCGGAAGGAGGATGTGGGGACGAAGCGGGAAATGTCGGGGCCGTCGGTGTCGGCGATGTTGCAGACGAATCCCAGCATCGGGGGCCGGTGGAGGCTGCGGAACCTGCGGCGGAAGCAGGGGTCCGAGATgaggcggcgccagcgccggcagacgagggcggcgcgggcgaggctcGCTGGGTCGtccggcgggaggcggaggaggacctCCTCGATGAGCTCGTCCAtcagcgcgggcggcggcggcgccatgcccAGTTGGTGCCTTGGTGGGTAGGGGCCCGGCGGAGCGAGGGCTTGGTCGGCTGTCGGCGGAGTAGCTGAAGGCCGAGATGATGATCTCGCCGAGATCGAGAAGGCCAAACGGCCGTCTGCGGGCCCTGCTAGGTGGGCCCATGTGGCTTGGTTTTGATTCGGCCTCGGGCCGAGCTCGGAAGAGTCTGTCGGCCCAACAAGAGCCGATCCAGCCATTCGGTCCAACCCACCGAATCCCTGAGAAGTTTCACGAGACCACAAAAACCCTAGCCCCACACCCGTCTTCATATAGCCCACCTGCGCCGCAACTCCTCTCTTCTCCATTCCCAGTCCCCACCTCCTCGATCCTCGCCGTCGCATGGGCGCTGCGgaggcctccgccggcggctaAAGCTTGCCGGGTAGGCGAGTCGCCGTTGTTCAGCTTCCTACTCCTCCTGGATTTCGTCCCCTATGTTTTGGTTTTGCTCGTTGTTTGTTCCCCCCTTGCTGTAGGTTGGAGACGCTGGTGTGGTGGTGGTTTTGCTGGTTCAGCGGCGCGGAGCCGAGCTTGTTAGCATGGCCGAGCGCCTCCTGAGACCAGCCACATGGATCCGTCGATCAACTGACCGAGTGTCTCCTTGCCCCCACGGATTCGCTCTTGTCAAGATCTGACACATTCCCCCAATTCCTTCATATTCGTATCCGCCACAGCAGCGCAGTTCTCTCAgcgattttttttccttttggggTTGTGGGTTTCTGTTTGGTTTGATTCGAGAACCCTCCCTCgtcggaggagaggagagagctgGTGATGTGGCGTCGGGGACGGCACCGATTCCCCGGCCGCCTCCCATACCCAGCGACACCGACGGAGCTCGCCGCTTCCTGGCAGCCATCGTCACAGCCACGGGCGGGCTCGGCTACTTCTCGATTTGGGTCCGCTCATGCCCCGGCTGCTACAGCAGATCCCAAGGATCAATCAACGTGCTCGATCGCTCTTATCAGATTCGTTGCCGTAGTAGCCTCGCCCATTTCTGGTGGAAACTGAAGCACGCCGTGAGGTTATTTCTCGATTcgaaaaaatttcttttttattccaCTATCGATTCGAAAGAAATCATCGAATCCAGGTGTAAGTCAGGTGGCAGCGTGACACCCTACCCCTCTCGGGGAGGATGAGCTGCCACAGTTACACGCCTGGGAGACCAACCCGACCCGGGGGTGCCCTTTCGTTACGCGCGCCGCGTTGCCAATCGTGGCACGCGTACATCAGGGCTCCACATTTCGCGTTTCCTCTAGGTCGCAATGCgattttttttccaactttGGCCTCACTTTTGAGTGGATTTGGTGGTGTTGTCAGCTGAAGCAAATTAAACTCGAATACGAATCTTAAGTTCGCCTGTTCTCTGGGAACTGAAGATGTGGTCATGATGCGGACAGAGaaaaacggctgatttattatgagaggaaaatactgtttgatggctgataagccggctgaataagctgaagcgaacaggctcgaGGGTTATTCGTGTCAAATCAAAGCCAAGCACCAGCTTGCTCAACCAATTCGAATGCTGTCATTGCTTCCTCGTGGAGATGACGTTTAAGTGACCAATTTGGAAGTACTAAGGTTGAAGGTTGAATTTTTGTTTTGTGAATGAAGTAGAAGTAAGTAACCTCTTATTTACTTTACCCtcaactcctaactttgacactatgcaaaaagaagatttctcatcacatcaaacttgcggtacatgcatggagtactaaatgtagacgaaattagatttcccatcacatcaaacttgcggtacatgcatggaaaactaaatgtagacgaaattaaaaactaattgtacagttttgttgtactttgcgagacgaatcttttgagcctaattagtcaatatttgaataataattcacaaatacaaacgaaacgctacagtatgctacagtgctgtaacagtaatttggtacCTCCCAATTTTGCCAATTATACAAGACCTAATTTTGATTTAAACTGCAGGACAAGCTGCTCCTGCCATTTACAGTAGCGTGAGCTTCGAATCGATTGACGCCTGGTGGTCAATAGTTGATTGTCTCGTTTATCACATCAGATGCAAGTCCTG from Setaria italica strain Yugu1 chromosome VII, Setaria_italica_v2.0, whole genome shotgun sequence includes the following:
- the LOC101760906 gene encoding uncharacterized protein LOC101760906, coding for MDELIEEVLLRLPPDDPASLARAALVCRRWRRLISDPCFRRRFRSLHRPPMLGFVCNIADTDGPDISRFVPTSSFRPPRADRRDLRAIDSRHGRVLLCSQSVPRPWENGFLVWDPVADEDWEVPAPPRHPRWHWNAAVLCAADRGGGCSHIDCRRDPFLVVFRLSDHTYDEHIDDYFACAPAVLMGGALYFMFHKNTMIIKYDVATLGMSVIHAPNTFYLQNIVLMTTEDGRIELVEDSKLYLWSREADPRGVWGWTVSKVIELKSLLPADALSRSPEALGFAECGGFGFILLWTVNGFFTIDPKSNQVRNVGVTSGFKDKTR